The following nucleotide sequence is from Methanobrevibacter thaueri.
TAATAAATTAGTTAGTATTTCAAAAATTATGTATTATTATGTTGCTTATAATATTTAAAAAATTGTTAAAAAAATAGTTAAAAAAAAATAAAGTGAAGATAATCTAACCCATTTGGGTCATATTACCTTGAGCTGCAGCTGCGATTTGCTCAGCTTGAGCCTGAAGATTGCCGGCAATGTCAGTTACTTGCTGTAAGTTGGCAAGCATTTTGTCCATGCTCTCTTTCAATTCTTCTTTTTGCCCAGAAATAATTTCACGAGCACCAGCGGCATCTTTCTTGACCGCAAGCCCTGCACCAATACTTACAATGATTTCATCAGTGCTTTTCAATTCCCCTTTAACAAAGGAACCTGCACCGACAGGAACGAATGCCTCAACGGATTCTTTGCCTTCAATGTCATCCAAAGTATTGAATAATGCATCAACTTCCGCAATGGAAGCCTGAATCAATTCAATTTGTTGTTGAATTAATTCCGCTTGTTGTCTGTACACATTAATTTCATTAAGAAGACTGTTTAATCTTTGTTGATCTTCCATAATAACGCCTCAATGTGTTTATAAAATTTCTTTTACAATTGGGTCTAAAACGTCTTCAGGAGCAATTTCTTCAATTGATTCAATTGAAATTTGGTTCCTGTTGATACCATGTTTACTACCGAATCTTTCATAGATTTTTTGTTCTATGTCGCTTTCGCTGGTAGCTTTGTATTCTTTAGTGAAATCATGGTATTCGTCACCCATTACAAAAGTACCTTTAACTCTGTAAATTTTTGTTATCATATAAAATCCCTCATGATATATTAATTAAAAATCATCATCTAAAAAGCCTAACGCCTCTTCAACTCTAGCCATTTCAGGACCAGTACTGTCTTTGGCAACAATTGCACCGTTTGAGTTTGCAATGATGCATGCTCCCACAAGTGAGATTCCTCTTCCAACAGTACCGATATCTCCTTCAACACCAAATACTTCACGAGCAAAGTTAACTTCGGATTGCAAAGCGTTTGTGCTTATAAGGAATCCTTTGTTGGTCACCTTAATAAGGGAACCGATAATGTCGCTTCCAACGATGTGGCTGGTTTGAACATTAACGTCCAGGGTTTCCTCAATAACTTCAATAGCTTCCTGGTCTAAAAATGGGCTAGCTATTGCTCCTTTGTCATTTGCTGCGACAATGTTACCGACAGCAGTGTATCTTCCAGGAATAGTAGCAACTTTTAAACCTAAATCCTCTAATTGTTTAACTTCTCTATCTAGAACATGTGGGGAAACAACTATACCATTTGAATTAGCTACAGTTAAAGATCCTATAAGGCTGCTTCCAGCAATAGAAGATTTGATTACGTCAACCTCTAATGTTTCCTTAATAATATCTACTTTTTCATCTAAAAGGTTATAAGGAACAATAGCTACATCATCGGTTGCAGTGATGAATACTCCTAAATTTGGATTTCCTACAATATCAACTCTTTTTAACATATTGTTACCTCACATTTTAAATTAGTGTCTATTCTGCTAAAGTAGCTGTTACAACACCATCATCATCTTTAACTGCTTTCACAGTAATTTTAGAAGGTATTTTTTGAATACCTCTTGCCCAAATAGCATGATTAACAGATTCGTCAATTTTAACTTCACTTGCTTTCATGTGTTTGGTTAAGAAGATTTTAATTTCCCTAATAGCTCTAGGAGCTCTGATAGTCCTTTTAATATCTTTTACGTTTCTTAGTGGAATTGTGTAAACTCTTTCCATGTTAACCCCTCAATTATAATTTAAGACTGTTTCTTCTCCAATGTCTAGGTTTAGGTCTGTATCTAAGTTTACGGTTAGTTTTAGCATAAGCCCAGATTGGAATTCTCCTATTTTGTTTGTTTGCTTTTGCCATTCTTAATTTTTTAGCTAATGGTTTATTTCTACTCATTTTCTCACCTGTAATAATAATTATTTTTTATATCCGATAACGCGAGTTTGATAATGCTCAGGGAATATGTCCAAAGAGTTTCCGCCCCTCTCATCAATCAATGTTCTTATTTCCACCTCAAAATCAGAACTGTTGTCCTTGTTGGATTTTTCCTTTGAAATTTCAAAGAGGTTTTCGGTTATCAGCTTTACTGACTTGTGACCGAAACTGTCCAGGTTAATGTATTGGACCTGTTTTCTGTCTTCGAGACTTCTTATCTGATTGATGTTTAGCTTTGGGGTCCTGTCGTCTCTTCTTGTCCCGTCAGCTATAATATCATGATTTTCAGCCAGCTTTTCAACGGTTTTTTCGTGGATGTATTTTATCCCATCGTTT
It contains:
- the pfdA gene encoding prefoldin subunit alpha, whose amino-acid sequence is MEDQQRLNSLLNEINVYRQQAELIQQQIELIQASIAEVDALFNTLDDIEGKESVEAFVPVGAGSFVKGELKSTDEIIVSIGAGLAVKKDAAGAREIISGQKEELKESMDKMLANLQQVTDIAGNLQAQAEQIAAAAQGNMTQMG
- the rpl18a gene encoding 50S ribosomal protein L18Ae, with product MITKIYRVKGTFVMGDEYHDFTKEYKATSESDIEQKIYERFGSKHGINRNQISIESIEEIAPEDVLDPIVKEIL
- a CDS encoding translation initiation factor IF-6; translated protein: MLKRVDIVGNPNLGVFITATDDVAIVPYNLLDEKVDIIKETLEVDVIKSSIAGSSLIGSLTVANSNGIVVSPHVLDREVKQLEDLGLKVATIPGRYTAVGNIVAANDKGAIASPFLDQEAIEVIEETLDVNVQTSHIVGSDIIGSLIKVTNKGFLISTNALQSEVNFAREVFGVEGDIGTVGRGISLVGACIIANSNGAIVAKDSTGPEMARVEEALGFLDDDF
- a CDS encoding 50S ribosomal protein L31e, yielding MERVYTIPLRNVKDIKRTIRAPRAIREIKIFLTKHMKASEVKIDESVNHAIWARGIQKIPSKITVKAVKDDDGVVTATLAE
- a CDS encoding 50S ribosomal protein L39e; translated protein: MSRNKPLAKKLRMAKANKQNRRIPIWAYAKTNRKLRYRPKPRHWRRNSLKL
- a CDS encoding DUF7411 family protein; translated protein: MKAAVLYSGGKDSSFVAVMLERLGLDVELYTANFGVYDSFVPAGKSAEALGFKHNVLKMDKCILEKTCDMIMADGFPNDGIKYIHEKTVEKLAENHDIIADGTRRDDRTPKLNINQIRSLEDRKQVQYINLDSFGHKSVKLITENLFEISKEKSNKDNSSDFEVEIRTLIDERGGNSLDIFPEHYQTRVIGYKK